Proteins encoded in a region of the Rutidosis leptorrhynchoides isolate AG116_Rl617_1_P2 chromosome 9, CSIRO_AGI_Rlap_v1, whole genome shotgun sequence genome:
- the LOC139868167 gene encoding uncharacterized protein: MRNTSVQDRLAGEQYLWDWNRELTGRTRDELESLVQIVASVHWMQIEKIDGAGASLRMKVFVWRALKERIPVRIELDERGIDLDSVRCPLCDDDVETVIHSLALCKCEHDIWSRVFKWWNLENFSSQGISELSMVDNGSQCSTQGNLIWQAARWICSYLIWSTRNNLVFQRKQWNATCALNEIQIKSFEWISRRLKDTKLDWHIWLTNPSFYFTNS, encoded by the exons ATGAGGAACACTTCTGTCCAAGATCGGTTAGCAGGAGAACAATACTTGTGGGACTGGAACAGAGAACTTACTGGACGCACTCGAGACGAATTAGAATCGCTAGTGCAGATTGTTGCTTCGGTTCATTGGATGCAAATAGAAAAGATAGATGGCGCTGGAGCTTCTCTTCGGATG AAAGTATTCGTGTGGAGAGCATTAAAGGAAAGAATCCCGGTAAGAATAGAGCTAGACGAAAGAGGCATAGATCTTGATAGTGTTCGTTGTCCACTTTGTGACGATGATGTAGAAACGGTCATTCATTCTCTCGCCCTTTGTAAGTGTGAACACGATATTTGGTCGAGGGTGTTCAAGTGGTGGAATCTTGAAAACTTTTCATCTCAAGGCATATCCGAGCTCTCTATGGTAGACAACGGGTCTCAATGTTCGACACAAGGCAATCTTATATGGCAAGCAGCTCGATGGATTTGCTCTTATCTCATTTGGAGCACCCGTAATAATCTTGTGTTCCAAAGGAAACAATGGAATGCCACGTGTGCTCTAAATGAAATTCAAATCAAGTCTTTCGAATGGATTTCACGTAGATTGAAGGACACAAAACTCGATTGGCATATTTGGCTCACCAACCCGAGTTTCTACTTCACCAATTCTTAG